The sequence ccccattgacaatgaatgggaaacaaaactgaagcgtttttttttccggtattgagcccctatgacagatctcaattccggaaaactaaaacgctagtgtgaaagtagcagaagtaacagaaaaaaatagattaattaaaggatcctgtattttgagcatctgtaggtcctctttcacacagtcagtattttgtatcGGTATTTGGTCAGACTTATACAGGCCAAAAGGAAGTGAATCAAGacacagatgagatgcaaataATTCCATTACATTTCACctttgttttggacccactcctgtttttgacttacaaatactgatgcaaaatactgactaaatagcgaccatttgaaagaggccattaaagtcctgcatgcattccttgttataaaatatatatttcagtCATAAATGGCCAAAGCTGGTGCAAATTGAGCATAAGTACATAAGCCAGGCATGGATTCAAGTCTTTCCCTTGGACTGGAAAACAATAAttaatatttaaaagggttgactCATCTGGACATTTATTGAATATCCACAAGATATGCCTTAAATGTTtagctcctatctcaagaacaggaCCCCACCACATGCATGCATTGCTCTCTCCATTCAGTACTACAATACTTCCAAATATAGCCGAGTaagtcccctttcacacgggcgagtattccgcgcggatgcgatgcgggaggtgaacgcattgcacccgcactgaataccgacccattaatttctatggagctgttcacatgagccgtgattttcacgcatcacttgtgcgttgcgtgaaaatcgcaccatgctcctctttgtgcgtttttcatgcaacgcaggccccatagaagtgaatgggattgcgtgaaaatcgcaagcatccacaagcaagtgcggatgcggtgcgattttcacgcacggttgctaggagacgatcgggatggagacccgatcattattattttcccttataacatggttataagggaaaataatagcattctgaatacagaatgcatagtaaaaagtgctggaggggttaaaaaaaaaagaaaatctccttctgtctccttagttgaataggacctgtggtgagcattaagtacagttacaggacctttgatgacgtcactccggtcatcacatggtacgtcacatgatcttttaccatggtgatggatcatgtgaataccggagtgacgtcatcaaaggtcctggaatgaatgctcagatgccggcagcgccagcaagtggattaaggtgagttaaattattttttatttttttttaacccctccagcgctattttactatgcattctgtattcagaatgctattattttcccttataaccatgttataagggaaaataattcaatctacaaaacaacgatcccaagcccaaacttctgtgaagcagttcgggtttgggtaccaaacatgcgcgatttttctcacgcgagtgcaaaacgcattacaatgttttgcactcgcgcagaaaaatcgcgggtgttcccgtaacgcacccgcacattttcccgcaacgcccgtgtgaaaggggcctaaggctactttcaaactggcattttggcttcagtttgtgagattcGTTCAGTGATCTTACAAGCGgttcaaaactgatcagttttgcccttaatgcattctgaatgggtaaggatccgctcagaatgcatcagtttggctccgttccacctccattacactttggaggcggacaccaaaacgctgcttgcagcgttttggtgtctgtcagaCGAAACCGAGCCAAACggatttcactgacacaatagaaaacggatccgtccccaattgactatcaaaggtgttcaagacagatccatttggctatgttaaagataatacaaacggatccgttctgaacggatgcatgcggttgtattatctgaacggatgcgtttgtgcagatccatgacggatccgcagcaaacgcgagtgtgaaagtagtctaagcatacccagctattttcagaagtgcgATAGCAGTTAGAAAGAAACATACAAGAGCGGCTATGACTCCATTTGGTGCAATGTACATGAGGTCCTTTTCTAGTGATAGGTGTGGTTTCAAAAGGAAGAACCCgcacctattggacatttatgaCATCTCATGTGCATATGCCCTAAATGTACAGATGGGAATAACCATTTAACTGCTTAAGTTATGTCCTATTAATTTAGGCCCTGGGCTATTAAATGTCTTACTTTctcacattttttgcagtgatgaaTTACAGGAGAAGAATGAAAATTTGAAATCAGCAATTCATCAAATAGTAAAATGTGACCTTGAGAAGCCAAATATCACAGGTCTGATAGTCTTACCACCAGCAGATTGTATCATCAGCGCTTGGCTCCTGGATGCTGTCTGCAAAGAGCAAAAGGATTACATCAGATCTCTCTCGAAGTTGTGGGGTTTACTAAAACCTGGAGGACACCTCATATTAATTGGGGTTGTAGATGCAACATTTTTCAAACTTAAGGAAGACAGGTTCCATGCATTCAACTATAATGAGAGGTTTGCCAGGGAGGCTGTAGAGGGAGCAGGCTTTGTTATTGATTGTTGTAAGGTTAAGGAAAGAACAGCTGTTAGTGACCTTGCTGACTATAAGGGCATGATATTCATTGTAGCTCACAAGGAGCAGTAGAGCTGAGTAGAAACTTACGATTTAAGGAACCAAAATAAAcgacttttgtggcgtatatcttgTGCAGATTCTGTCGCACGCCTTGCTGCGACAGAATCTGC is a genomic window of Bufo bufo chromosome 1, aBufBuf1.1, whole genome shotgun sequence containing:
- the LOC120999287 gene encoding nicotinamide N-methyltransferase-like, which codes for MDSRTYKLYHKDSFDSRDYLDVYFSNVDEMVFREDTLLFPIENLRKTFALGHIKGDILIDLSIGSIPHHLYSCCEFFKDIIVLKASDRCIMELKRWVDARTGAFDWSHAAKLHVDTEGNSDELQEKNENLKSAIHQIVKCDLEKPNITGLIVLPPADCIISAWLLDAVCKEQKDYIRSLSKLWGLLKPGGHLILIGVVDATFFKLKEDRFHAFNYNERFAREAVEGAGFVIDCCKVKERTAVSDLADYKGMIFIVAHKEQ